From Tachysurus fulvidraco isolate hzauxx_2018 chromosome 10, HZAU_PFXX_2.0, whole genome shotgun sequence, one genomic window encodes:
- the LOC113656359 gene encoding major histocompatibility complex class I-related gene protein-like isoform X3, which yields MMKMRKMMAAVCLCLTLCVFAPALGGEHSLFYTYTALSKPLNLTGIYEFTALGMLDDRELDYYSSETQVKVPKQDWMKEKMEKDYWDKGTQSRKSKEQWFKVNVDILMERMRHNKSDLHVLQWRHGCVVEAENGNSKFVRGIDEYSYDGTEFLSFDDENSRWIAPVQAAEPTKRKWDEVSILNTYTKSYLEKECVEWLTKFMDYGQEELSKFSPPEVHLLTKRSVTDSKKLTLTCLATGFYPPDVEMQVRKSTTSLPEHLVASSGVRPNGDGTYQLRKSVEILEDEKPLYTCYVNHITLKNPIIVGEGQDCFDCSVASSVSIGAVIGVLLVLVGVACVIYILYSKKYIVCPAFLNITTKEQQAVNGNVAYVPAPAADLDATGHANGHEKECANGHKNGIN from the exons GTGAACACTCTCTGTTTTACACCTACACGGCTCTGTCTAAACCTCTCAATCTGACTGGAATCTATGAGTTCACCGCACTGGGCATGCTCGATGACCGAGAACTCGACTACTACAGCAGTGAGACTCAGGTTAAGGTTCCTAAACAAGACTGGATGAAGGAGAAGATGGAAAAGGATTACTGGGATAAAGGAACTCAGTCCCGTAAGAGCAAAGAGCAGTGGTTTAAGGTCAACGTGGACATCCTGATGGAGCGAATGAGACACAATAAGTCTG accttcatgttcttcagtggAGACATGGCTGTGTGGTTGAAGCTGAAAACGGAAACAGTAAATTTGTGAGAGGAATTGATGAGTACAGCTACGACGGCACTGAGTTCCTCTCCTTTGATGATGAAAACTCGAGGTGGATCGCTCCAGTTCAGGCTGCTGAGCCGACCAAAAGGAAATGGGATGAAGTCTCCATCCTTAACACATACACCAAGAGCTACCTGGAGAAAGAATGTGTGGAATGGCTCACCAAGTTCATGGACTATGGACAAGAAGAACTGAGTAAATTTT CTCCCCCAGAGGTGCATCTACTTACAAAGAGATCAGTGACTGACAGCAAAAAGCTGACCTTGACCTGCCTGGCCACAGGTTTCTACCCTCCAGATGTGGAGATGCAGGTGAGAAAGTCCACAACTTCCCTGCCTGAACATCTGGTAGCATCTTCAGGAGTCAGACCCAATGGTGATGGCACATACCAGCTGAGGAAGAGTGTGGAGATCCTGGAGGATGAAAAACCACTGTACACTTGTTATGTGAACCACATCACTCTGAAGAATCCTATAATTGTAGGTGAAG GACAAGATTGCTTTGACTGCTCCGTAGCTTCGAGTGTTAGCATTGGAGCAGTGATTGGAGTTCTGTTGGTGCTGGTTGGGGTTGCTTGTGTCATCTATATTCTTTATTCCAAGAAATATATTG TCTGTCCAGCTTTCTTGAACATAACAACAAAGGAACAACAAGCTGTGAATGGAAATGTGGCATATGTTCCAGCTCCTGCAG ctgATCTGGATGCGACGGGACATGCGAATGGACATGAGAAAGAATGTGCGAATGGACACAAGAATGGCATCAACTAG